One window of Bacteroidota bacterium genomic DNA carries:
- a CDS encoding pantoate--beta-alanine ligase, whose amino-acid sequence MQVFDHPFALRTALHAENCLGRTIGFVPTMGALHEGHGALIARSAAENDITVVSIFVNPTQFGPNEDLEKYPRTLEADLALCKSAGATHIFTPTEATMYPDGKGNFEVLMGLRTMDKYMDGAKRPGHFDGVLLVVARLFNIVLPTRAYFGKKDFQQLSILQALARELFFPLTIVPCDIVRDADGLAKSSRNRYLNTEERQQALYLSRCLQALDARARAGMEALPLTTIATEMAAAYPLIRLEYLEIRKSRDLSLVDVLRPEDEPVALIAAFCGNTRLIDNLVLGLGR is encoded by the coding sequence ATGCAAGTCTTCGATCATCCATTTGCCTTAAGAACGGCCCTGCACGCTGAAAATTGTTTGGGGCGCACAATTGGCTTTGTTCCCACCATGGGTGCCTTGCACGAAGGTCACGGAGCCCTCATTGCCCGCAGCGCAGCCGAAAATGATATCACGGTTGTCTCGATTTTTGTGAATCCGACCCAGTTTGGACCCAATGAAGATCTGGAGAAGTACCCGCGCACTTTGGAAGCCGACCTGGCTTTGTGCAAATCGGCGGGTGCAACGCACATATTTACGCCGACCGAGGCCACCATGTACCCTGATGGCAAAGGAAACTTTGAAGTGTTGATGGGTTTGCGCACCATGGACAAGTACATGGACGGCGCCAAGCGGCCCGGCCATTTTGACGGCGTGTTGCTCGTGGTTGCCCGCCTCTTCAACATTGTGCTTCCGACACGCGCCTACTTCGGGAAAAAGGACTTTCAGCAGCTGAGCATTCTCCAAGCCCTTGCCCGCGAATTGTTTTTCCCCCTCACGATCGTGCCCTGCGACATCGTTCGTGACGCCGATGGCTTGGCAAAAAGCAGCCGCAACCGCTACCTCAACACCGAGGAACGTCAGCAGGCGCTGTACCTATCGCGCTGCCTGCAAGCGCTGGATGCCCGTGCACGGGCAGGAATGGAAGCCCTGCCACTCACGACGATCGCGACGGAAATGGCTGCTGCATATCCGCTGATCCGGCTGGAATACCTTGAAATCCGAAAATCCCGTGATTTGTCACTTGTAGATGTCTTGCGGCCGGAAGATGAACCCGTTGCCCTGATTGCAGCTTTTTGCGGCAACACGCGGCTCATCGACAACTTGGTTTTGGGACTCGGAAGGTAG
- a CDS encoding flippase-like domain-containing protein: MSRKTFFTIVKYVLGLALGGLLMWLAMRGIDFTQVEQGFKDANYLWVAIGLAVAILSHWYRAVRWKLLIEAAGYKSNAWNLFCSIMVGYLVNQALSRVGEVTRATMTAKSEKIPLSVSFGTMVTDRVFDVIALGLLVLGVFLFQFKEIMAIMDKAFANNAPATMNEESIPWKLIFGITFAVGMLVLIIFWKRFMRIALFAKGVAFSKDIWLAVKSVTKMKRPWLFLYQTVMIWVCYILMTYLVFFALKDTSGLSFTFAITAFTMGGIGMVMPSPGGIGTYHFAIIMSFTAYASSFGWTEDFAKVVGTNIAFIIHTSQFIMMIVAGVICYLFLLPKMKIGEGKPEQKLDKELASAEN; the protein is encoded by the coding sequence TTGAGTCGCAAAACGTTTTTCACGATCGTCAAATATGTGCTCGGTTTGGCACTGGGTGGCTTGTTGATGTGGCTCGCCATGCGTGGCATTGACTTCACGCAGGTCGAGCAGGGTTTTAAGGATGCCAATTATCTCTGGGTCGCCATCGGTTTGGCCGTCGCGATTTTGAGTCATTGGTACCGTGCCGTTCGGTGGAAGCTGCTGATTGAGGCGGCAGGCTACAAAAGCAATGCATGGAACTTGTTTTGTTCAATCATGGTAGGCTACTTGGTAAATCAGGCATTGAGTCGCGTAGGCGAAGTGACCCGAGCTACGATGACAGCAAAATCCGAAAAGATTCCACTTTCCGTGAGCTTCGGAACCATGGTTACAGACCGTGTTTTTGACGTGATTGCATTGGGATTGCTCGTTTTGGGCGTTTTTCTCTTCCAATTCAAGGAGATCATGGCCATCATGGACAAGGCATTCGCAAACAATGCCCCCGCCACGATGAATGAGGAAAGCATTCCTTGGAAGTTGATCTTCGGAATCACGTTCGCGGTAGGAATGTTGGTCCTGATCATATTTTGGAAGCGGTTCATGCGCATTGCATTGTTTGCAAAGGGGGTCGCCTTCAGCAAGGACATCTGGCTCGCAGTCAAGAGCGTGACAAAAATGAAGCGGCCTTGGTTATTCCTCTACCAAACGGTGATGATTTGGGTTTGCTACATTCTGATGACCTATTTGGTGTTTTTTGCATTGAAGGATACAAGCGGCCTGAGTTTCACCTTTGCGATTACCGCCTTTACAATGGGCGGAATCGGCATGGTCATGCCTTCGCCAGGAGGAATCGGAACCTACCACTTTGCAATCATCATGAGCTTTACCGCCTATGCCAGCAGCTTTGGATGGACCGAAGACTTTGCAAAGGTGGTCGGCACCAATATCGCCTTCATCATTCACACCTCGCAGTTTATCATGATGATCGTGGCCGGCGTCATTTGCTACCTGTTCCTGCTGCCCAAAATGAAGATTGGCGAAGGCAAACCTGAGCAGAAGCTAGACAAAGAACTTGCATCGGCAGAGAATTAG
- the glmS gene encoding glutamine--fructose-6-phosphate transaminase (isomerizing): MCGIVGYIGYRDAYPILINGLKRLEYRGYDSAGVALLNGDLNVYKIKGKVADLENFAGEKELSGNIGMGHTRWATHGVPNDVNAHPHLSNSRNFAIIHNGIIENYSSIKKELISRGYSFTSDTDTEVLVQLIEDIYVNSKVSADEAVRLALNKVVGAYGIVVICKSEPNQLIAARKGSPIVIGIGEREYFVASDATPLVEFTKEVIYLGEEEVAVIKNHVIVIKTIQNVVTTPHVETLEMELEALEKGGYDHFMLKEIMEQPRSIADSMRGRFNIETGEVTLGGLASVKDKLRDARRLLIVACGTSWHAGLVAEYLFEEYDRIPVEVEYASEFRYRNPVIFPDDVVIAISQSGETADTLAAIRLAKEKGATVLGVCNVVGSSIPRETEAGVYLHAGPEIGVASTKAFTSQVTVLMLMALYIGQLKGTVAKGRNTLVKGLAEIPAQVEKILLQNDKIIEIAKLFTDATNFLYLGRGYNFPVALEGALKLKEISYIHAEGYPAAEMKHGPIALIDQNMPVVFIAPNDYSHDKVITNIQEVKARKGRVIAIVSEGDQEINTMAEFVIEIPQTSDALQPLLSVIPLQLLSYHIAVMRGCNVDQPRNLAKSVTVE; this comes from the coding sequence ATGTGCGGAATCGTAGGATATATTGGCTACCGTGATGCTTATCCCATTTTGATCAATGGGTTGAAGCGCCTTGAATACCGAGGCTATGACTCTGCAGGGGTCGCATTGCTCAACGGTGACCTCAATGTTTATAAAATCAAAGGCAAAGTCGCCGACCTCGAGAATTTTGCAGGGGAAAAGGAACTCTCCGGCAATATTGGCATGGGACATACGCGATGGGCAACCCATGGTGTGCCCAATGACGTAAATGCCCATCCCCACCTTTCCAATTCGCGCAATTTCGCCATCATTCACAATGGCATCATCGAGAATTACTCCTCCATCAAAAAGGAGCTGATATCGCGGGGATATAGTTTTACAAGCGACACCGACACGGAAGTATTGGTGCAGCTGATCGAAGACATCTACGTGAACAGCAAGGTTTCAGCGGATGAGGCGGTGCGTCTTGCGCTGAACAAGGTTGTGGGAGCTTATGGCATCGTGGTGATTTGCAAATCGGAGCCTAACCAATTGATCGCTGCACGCAAAGGCAGCCCGATTGTGATCGGCATTGGTGAGCGCGAATACTTTGTTGCATCCGATGCCACCCCCTTGGTCGAGTTCACCAAAGAGGTGATTTACCTCGGCGAAGAAGAGGTCGCTGTCATCAAGAACCACGTGATCGTCATCAAAACGATCCAAAACGTGGTCACGACACCACACGTGGAAACGTTGGAAATGGAATTGGAAGCCCTCGAAAAAGGTGGATACGACCATTTCATGCTCAAGGAAATCATGGAGCAGCCCCGGTCGATTGCCGACAGCATGCGTGGCCGGTTCAACATTGAGACTGGCGAAGTGACGCTTGGCGGACTTGCAAGTGTGAAGGACAAATTGCGGGATGCACGCCGTTTGCTCATCGTGGCATGCGGCACATCTTGGCATGCAGGTTTGGTCGCCGAATATCTTTTTGAAGAATATGACCGAATTCCGGTCGAGGTAGAATACGCCTCCGAATTCCGGTACAGGAATCCCGTGATTTTCCCCGATGACGTGGTAATTGCCATTTCACAAAGCGGAGAAACTGCGGATACATTGGCTGCGATCCGGCTTGCAAAGGAAAAGGGAGCCACTGTTTTGGGTGTCTGCAATGTGGTCGGATCTTCAATCCCCCGCGAAACAGAAGCCGGCGTCTATTTGCACGCCGGTCCGGAAATCGGAGTCGCATCCACCAAGGCATTCACCTCGCAGGTAACAGTGCTCATGTTGATGGCCCTGTATATCGGCCAATTGAAAGGAACCGTCGCAAAAGGAAGAAACACCCTCGTCAAAGGCTTGGCCGAAATTCCGGCGCAGGTCGAGAAGATTCTTCTTCAGAATGACAAGATCATCGAGATCGCCAAGTTGTTTACCGACGCCACGAATTTCCTTTACCTCGGTAGAGGCTACAATTTCCCCGTCGCTTTGGAGGGTGCGCTCAAACTCAAGGAGATTTCCTATATCCATGCCGAGGGCTATCCTGCGGCAGAGATGAAGCATGGTCCGATCGCCTTGATCGATCAGAATATGCCGGTGGTGTTCATTGCGCCAAACGACTATAGCCATGACAAGGTCATCACCAACATTCAGGAGGTGAAGGCCCGCAAAGGCCGTGTGATCGCTATCGTTTCCGAAGGCGACCAGGAAATCAACACGATGGCCGAGTTTGTCATCGAGATTCCGCAGACTTCAGACGCCTTGCAGCCTTTGCTGTCGGTGATTCCCTTGCAGTTGCTCAGCTACCACATCGCCGTCATGCGTGGCTGCAACGTGGATCAGCCAAGGAATTTGGCCAAGTCTGTGACGGTGGAGTAA
- a CDS encoding aspartate 1-decarboxylase, producing the protein MLIEVFKSKLHRATVTEANLNYTGSITIDRDLMDAAEMVPHQKVQIVNVNNGARFETYIIEGKRGSGVICLNGPAARMVQVGDIVIVITYAAITPEEAKTHVPVVCILDENNRIITDSIQL; encoded by the coding sequence ATGTTAATAGAGGTCTTCAAATCCAAACTCCATCGCGCCACGGTTACCGAGGCCAATCTCAATTATACGGGGAGCATCACGATCGACCGCGATCTGATGGATGCCGCTGAGATGGTGCCGCATCAAAAGGTTCAAATCGTGAATGTCAACAACGGAGCGCGCTTTGAAACCTATATTATCGAGGGCAAACGCGGATCGGGTGTGATCTGCCTCAATGGGCCGGCCGCGAGAATGGTTCAGGTGGGCGACATCGTGATTGTGATCACATACGCCGCCATCACGCCTGAGGAGGCCAAAACACATGTGCCCGTCGTCTGTATTCTCGACGAAAACAATCGCATCATCACGGATTCCATTCAGCTTTGA
- a CDS encoding NAD-dependent epimerase/dehydratase family protein, whose protein sequence is MATREKVLIIGAGGQIGTELTEFLRAKYTGADVIATDVRENEGLSKDGPFFLLDVMDKDAIYALVEREKVTQIYHLAALLSATGEKNPEFAWKLNMEGLLHVLNAARDLKVAKVFWPSSIAVFGPGTPANNTPQDTVMDPNTVYGISKLAGERWCEYYYNRYGVDVRSLRYPGLIGYKSAPGGGTTDYAVDIFHQALQKGSFTCFLKPETALPMMYMPDAIRATIALMDAPAEQVKIRSSYNLAGISFTPAQIADAIRRHLPGFSIDYAPDFRQAIADSWPNSIDDSRACADWGWKMDYDLEAMTSDMLLHIGEQLGKTVTV, encoded by the coding sequence ATGGCGACAAGGGAAAAGGTTCTTATCATTGGTGCAGGTGGTCAAATCGGCACAGAACTCACAGAATTTCTCCGTGCAAAATATACAGGTGCAGACGTGATTGCCACCGATGTGCGTGAAAATGAGGGCCTCTCCAAAGATGGCCCTTTCTTTTTGCTCGACGTGATGGACAAGGATGCGATTTATGCCCTCGTGGAACGTGAAAAAGTCACGCAGATCTACCATTTGGCAGCCTTGCTCTCCGCAACGGGTGAAAAGAATCCGGAATTTGCTTGGAAGCTCAACATGGAAGGTTTGCTGCATGTGTTGAATGCAGCACGTGACTTGAAAGTCGCCAAGGTTTTTTGGCCGAGTTCGATTGCGGTATTTGGTCCGGGAACTCCCGCAAACAATACCCCTCAAGACACGGTGATGGACCCCAACACCGTCTACGGCATCTCCAAGCTCGCCGGCGAACGCTGGTGCGAATACTACTACAACCGTTATGGCGTCGACGTCAGGAGCTTGCGCTACCCTGGATTGATCGGTTACAAGTCAGCTCCCGGCGGCGGAACCACCGACTATGCGGTGGACATTTTCCACCAAGCACTCCAAAAGGGCAGCTTTACCTGCTTTCTCAAGCCTGAGACGGCCCTGCCGATGATGTACATGCCTGATGCCATCCGTGCGACGATCGCCTTGATGGACGCACCTGCCGAACAAGTAAAAATCCGCTCGAGCTACAACCTTGCGGGTATCAGCTTCACCCCCGCGCAAATTGCAGACGCCATTCGCAGGCACTTGCCCGGATTCAGCATTGACTATGCACCCGACTTCAGGCAGGCGATTGCCGATAGCTGGCCCAATAGCATCGACGACAGTCGTGCCTGTGCCGACTGGGGCTGGAAAATGGACTATGATCTGGAGGCCATGACCTCGGACATGTTGCTCCATATCGGCGAGCAACTTGGGAAAACCGTGACTGTGTGA
- a CDS encoding glycogen/starch synthase gives MSDKLKILYVTTEIDPFLKISSAADFIRLLPQKLQEKGHEIRILMPKFGVINERRNRLHEVVRLSGINIRVGEEEKPLTIKVASIPNAKLQVYFLDNEDYFQRKSVLVDPVNNAFYKDNDERAIFFCKGVIETVKKLGWQPDIIHCHDWMTSFIPLYLRTHYKDDPMFKNTKVVFTLYNNSFDSKLSTNFLEKTNIENLIPSNGSFQENNYLGVCKGGIQLADVATMGASRIDSTLEDFMQSTHNEKIFFDVDDSDSFVEGYQNLYTTILN, from the coding sequence ATGAGCGATAAGTTGAAGATTCTTTACGTAACAACCGAAATTGATCCGTTCTTGAAGATAAGCAGTGCAGCCGATTTTATCAGGTTGCTTCCGCAAAAACTGCAGGAGAAAGGGCACGAAATTCGCATCTTGATGCCAAAGTTCGGGGTCATTAACGAGCGCAGGAACCGCCTTCACGAGGTGGTACGTCTTTCGGGGATCAACATTCGGGTTGGAGAAGAGGAGAAGCCGCTCACCATCAAAGTTGCTTCGATCCCAAATGCCAAGCTGCAGGTTTATTTTTTGGACAATGAAGACTACTTCCAACGCAAATCTGTGTTGGTCGACCCAGTCAACAACGCCTTTTACAAAGACAATGACGAACGCGCCATTTTCTTTTGCAAAGGCGTGATTGAAACCGTCAAGAAACTGGGGTGGCAGCCCGATATTATCCACTGCCATGACTGGATGACAAGCTTCATTCCCCTCTACCTCCGCACGCACTACAAAGACGACCCGATGTTTAAAAACACCAAGGTGGTCTTCACGTTGTACAACAATAGTTTCGACTCCAAGCTGTCTACCAACTTCTTGGAGAAGACCAATATTGAAAACCTGATCCCGTCCAATGGAAGCTTTCAGGAAAACAACTATCTAGGTGTGTGCAAGGGTGGCATCCAACTGGCGGATGTCGCAACAATGGGTGCTTCGAGGATTGACTCTACATTGGAGGACTTCATGCAGAGCACCCACAATGAAAAAATCTTCTTTGATGTCGATGACTCCGACAGCTTCGTAGAAGGTTATCAAAACCTGTATACCACGATTTTAAACTGA
- a CDS encoding DUF4270 family protein has protein sequence MKRYSGAWLLSVTTAAMLLFQTACTSPNDAGEEVLPQDENITGHYVDTFGIYMKTLRIDSVQTYKLSRCLFGNYYDDQFGHIFAETYIQPRVAGSNLTFGADPAKLSLDSIVLTLDLTGFYGRYDDPLPLNIFEITEAFPTDSSLYSQSRLDSDSTYDLSRGYKVDFSGRAGFFDFIGIRLDDSLGRKLLYANPTDLASNDAFTAFFKGLRILTQSASLGTTREPGGVFAFDPRSEKSFLTLHYKDSTATKKYVFPINANSERFHHIERNDAAGKLIDQVVNAPMDLNTTYGCVEAGALVQLYVGIPSMKSLDPAIINRATLVLKIDQQYFGSLERFDPPSELYLFVSDSTHSKPENYNVINSTGSYNKATYEYRIPMTNTLQQILKGTLSDEGFILVPGENGITLNRVVLGGPGHPSLSPRLEVIYTSLPE, from the coding sequence ATGAAACGTTATTCAGGTGCATGGCTGCTTTCGGTGACGACAGCGGCGATGCTCTTATTTCAAACTGCTTGCACTTCGCCCAATGATGCCGGTGAGGAGGTGTTGCCCCAAGATGAAAACATCACCGGGCATTACGTCGATACGTTTGGCATTTACATGAAGACGCTGCGAATCGATTCTGTGCAGACTTACAAGTTGAGTCGTTGCCTTTTTGGCAACTACTATGACGACCAATTTGGACACATTTTTGCGGAGACTTACATTCAGCCACGTGTGGCGGGCAGCAACCTTACCTTTGGTGCGGATCCTGCCAAGCTCTCCCTGGATTCGATTGTCCTCACTTTGGATTTGACAGGCTTCTACGGTCGTTACGACGATCCGCTTCCGCTCAACATCTTCGAAATCACGGAGGCTTTCCCGACAGACAGTAGTCTGTATTCGCAAAGCAGGCTGGATTCGGATTCGACCTATGACCTCTCCCGCGGTTACAAGGTGGATTTCAGCGGCCGTGCGGGCTTCTTTGACTTCATCGGCATTCGCTTGGATGACAGTCTTGGTCGCAAGTTGCTGTATGCCAATCCGACGGATTTGGCCTCAAATGATGCATTTACAGCATTCTTCAAAGGTCTGCGCATTCTCACACAATCGGCCTCGCTGGGCACGACACGTGAGCCCGGCGGGGTTTTTGCATTCGATCCACGTAGCGAAAAGAGCTTCTTGACCCTTCATTACAAGGATTCTACAGCAACCAAGAAGTACGTATTTCCCATCAATGCCAACTCCGAACGGTTTCATCATATCGAGCGCAACGATGCGGCAGGAAAATTGATCGATCAAGTTGTGAATGCCCCAATGGACCTCAACACAACCTACGGATGTGTGGAAGCAGGCGCTTTGGTGCAGCTTTATGTTGGGATTCCCTCGATGAAGTCGCTTGATCCGGCGATCATCAACCGTGCAACGTTGGTGCTCAAAATTGACCAACAGTATTTTGGTTCATTGGAACGCTTCGATCCGCCAAGTGAATTGTACTTGTTTGTTTCCGACAGCACCCATTCCAAGCCGGAAAATTACAATGTGATCAACAGTACGGGCAGCTACAACAAGGCGACTTATGAATACCGGATCCCGATGACCAATACGTTGCAACAGATATTGAAGGGTACGCTTTCTGATGAAGGGTTCATTTTGGTCCCCGGCGAAAACGGGATTACCCTCAACCGCGTTGTGCTCGGAGGCCCTGGTCATCCCTCGCTTTCTCCAAGGCTTGAGGTGATCTACACCTCGTTGCCAGAATAA
- a CDS encoding thioredoxin family protein produces MAVVTSTDQDFKAQLAEHPLVVVKYYADWCGACRLFAPKFKKIADDARFAGVQFLDVNAETSPEARKLAGVSNLPFFATFKNGQLVKGDFTAKPELVETMISEIL; encoded by the coding sequence ATGGCAGTTGTAACTTCTACAGATCAAGACTTTAAAGCCCAGCTTGCTGAGCATCCGTTGGTTGTGGTGAAATACTACGCAGATTGGTGTGGCGCATGCCGCCTATTTGCCCCCAAGTTCAAGAAGATAGCCGACGATGCGCGATTTGCGGGTGTGCAGTTTCTGGATGTGAATGCCGAAACCAGCCCCGAAGCCAGAAAGCTGGCCGGCGTGAGCAACCTCCCGTTTTTTGCCACCTTCAAAAATGGTCAATTGGTCAAGGGTGACTTCACTGCAAAACCCGAATTGGTCGAGACCATGATTTCCGAAATCCTTTGA
- the polA gene encoding DNA polymerase I: protein MAEKKIFLLDALALIYRAHFAFIKTPRITANGQNTSAVFGFVNFLLQILDKEKPTHLAVAFDLSGPTFRHDKFEAYKATREEMPEDIRFAIPKTKELLRALNIPVLEMVGYEADDVIGTIAKRAESHGYQVYMVTPDKDYCQLVTDNIFLYKPSRAGEGVEILNPAMVKERYGVTPIQMIDFLGLKGDKVDNIPGIPKVGDVTAVELINQFGSVEEIVKRADEITKKAIQASVKEFGEQGLLSKWLATIATDAPIPWDEDHCKVGDPDREKTVELMNELEFRNTAKRILSSPIFGGNQEVQRDLFGNAIGGGATADYSGGTQTVSEEPAYETGFSNIADRKHNYMPISSEKELKKLIADIQKQGYFCFDTETTGLDAMQAELIAMTISLEPGEAFMVYFPEGDTAAMAQLDLLKAVLESKTILKIGQNIKYDMLVLRNHGVTVCEPLYDTLLAHYVIDPDKPHGMDAMAMELLHYEPVSITTLIGKKGKDQLNMRDVELSKLIEYACEDADITLSLKHKLDPMLDAADLRRVFETVEMPLVPVLTDIEFAGVHVDEEFLNQYSKQLEIEMLSIEKDIYRLAGMKFNINSPKQLGEIIFDKLKLGKAKKTKTGQYSTKEEDLVALALEHEFPAYIMRYRKLGKLKSTYVDALPSLVNPKTGRIHSTFSQAITATGRLSSNNPNMQNIPIRSEEGREIRKAFVASEGCVIMSADYSQVELRLIAELSKDPGMMADFRDGHDIHRATASKVFGVPIDEVTSDMRSKAKMVNFGIIYGISAFGLAQRLKISRHEAAEIISSYFAQYSKIKEYMDQSIADARRLGYTSTMLGRRRYIPDINSANATTKGFAERNAINTPVQGSAADLIKVAMTNIHREMKARNMRSQMILQVHDELVFEAVLDEVEVLSKLIKEKMESAIPMQVPMLVEVGTGHNWLEAH from the coding sequence ATGGCAGAAAAAAAGATTTTTCTTCTCGATGCGCTTGCCCTCATTTACCGGGCCCATTTTGCCTTCATCAAGACCCCGCGCATCACCGCAAATGGCCAAAACACCTCGGCCGTTTTTGGCTTCGTGAATTTTTTGCTGCAAATCCTGGACAAGGAAAAGCCGACCCACTTGGCGGTGGCATTCGACCTGTCAGGCCCTACTTTCAGGCATGACAAGTTTGAAGCCTACAAAGCCACGCGCGAGGAAATGCCGGAAGACATCCGGTTTGCGATTCCAAAAACAAAGGAGCTGTTGAGGGCGCTGAACATTCCTGTCCTTGAAATGGTAGGATACGAAGCTGACGACGTCATCGGCACCATCGCCAAACGCGCCGAATCCCATGGTTATCAAGTGTACATGGTCACCCCCGACAAGGACTACTGTCAGTTGGTCACCGACAACATCTTCCTTTACAAACCGTCGCGGGCTGGTGAAGGCGTCGAAATCCTGAATCCAGCGATGGTGAAGGAGCGGTATGGGGTGACGCCGATTCAGATGATCGACTTTCTCGGCCTCAAAGGGGACAAGGTTGACAATATCCCCGGCATTCCGAAGGTCGGTGATGTCACGGCCGTGGAGCTTATCAACCAATTCGGGTCGGTCGAAGAAATTGTAAAACGCGCTGACGAAATCACCAAAAAGGCGATCCAAGCATCCGTCAAAGAATTTGGCGAACAGGGCCTGCTATCCAAATGGCTGGCAACGATTGCAACGGATGCGCCGATTCCCTGGGATGAGGACCACTGCAAGGTCGGCGACCCCGACCGCGAAAAAACGGTGGAGCTTATGAACGAGTTGGAGTTTCGCAACACCGCCAAACGCATTTTGAGCAGCCCGATATTTGGAGGCAACCAAGAAGTGCAACGCGACCTTTTTGGCAATGCGATTGGGGGTGGCGCCACTGCTGACTATTCCGGGGGAACGCAAACGGTCTCCGAGGAGCCGGCCTACGAAACGGGATTCAGCAACATTGCCGACCGCAAGCACAACTACATGCCGATCAGTTCGGAGAAGGAGCTCAAAAAACTCATCGCCGACATTCAGAAGCAAGGATACTTTTGCTTTGACACGGAAACCACCGGCTTGGATGCCATGCAGGCGGAACTGATTGCGATGACGATCAGTTTGGAGCCTGGCGAAGCCTTCATGGTATATTTTCCCGAAGGCGATACCGCCGCGATGGCTCAACTCGACTTGCTCAAGGCAGTACTCGAAAGCAAAACCATTCTCAAGATCGGTCAGAACATCAAGTACGACATGCTCGTGCTGCGCAATCATGGCGTGACCGTTTGCGAACCGCTCTACGACACCCTGCTCGCCCACTACGTGATCGATCCCGACAAGCCACATGGCATGGATGCGATGGCCATGGAGCTGTTGCATTACGAGCCGGTCTCCATTACCACGTTGATCGGTAAAAAAGGGAAGGATCAGCTCAACATGCGCGATGTCGAACTTTCCAAGCTCATCGAATACGCTTGCGAAGATGCCGACATCACCCTTTCGCTGAAGCACAAACTGGATCCGATGTTGGATGCTGCCGACCTACGCCGCGTCTTTGAAACCGTGGAAATGCCGTTGGTGCCCGTCTTGACCGACATCGAATTTGCGGGCGTGCATGTCGATGAGGAATTCCTGAACCAATACTCCAAGCAGTTGGAGATCGAGATGCTGTCGATTGAAAAGGACATCTACCGCCTTGCGGGGATGAAATTCAACATCAATTCGCCCAAGCAGCTCGGTGAAATCATCTTTGACAAGCTCAAGCTGGGCAAGGCCAAGAAGACCAAAACCGGCCAATACAGTACCAAGGAAGAAGATTTGGTCGCACTTGCGCTTGAACATGAATTTCCGGCCTACATCATGCGGTACCGGAAACTGGGCAAACTCAAAAGCACTTATGTGGATGCGTTGCCTTCGTTGGTGAATCCCAAGACGGGCCGTATTCACTCGACCTTCAGTCAGGCGATCACGGCGACGGGGCGTTTGAGCTCCAACAATCCCAACATGCAAAACATCCCGATCCGTTCCGAGGAAGGAAGGGAAATCCGGAAGGCGTTTGTCGCATCAGAAGGATGCGTGATCATGTCTGCCGACTATTCGCAGGTGGAATTGCGCTTGATTGCCGAATTGAGCAAGGATCCGGGCATGATGGCGGATTTCCGGGACGGGCATGACATTCACCGGGCAACCGCAAGCAAGGTTTTTGGTGTGCCCATCGATGAGGTCACAAGCGACATGCGCAGCAAGGCCAAGATGGTGAACTTCGGGATCATCTACGGAATCTCGGCGTTTGGCTTGGCACAACGCCTGAAAATCAGCCGCCACGAGGCAGCCGAAATCATCAGCAGCTATTTCGCGCAGTACAGCAAAATCAAGGAATACATGGACCAAAGCATCGCCGATGCCCGTCGCTTGGGTTATACCAGCACGATGCTCGGCCGACGGCGGTACATTCCGGACATCAACAGCGCCAACGCGACGACCAAAGGCTTTGCCGAAAGGAACGCGATCAACACGCCGGTGCAAGGCAGCGCGGCCGACCTCATCAAAGTTGCGATGACCAACATTCACCGTGAGATGAAAGCCCGCAACATGCGTTCGCAAATGATCTTGCAAGTGCATGACGAATTGGTTTTTGAGGCGGTCCTCGACGAGGTCGAGGTGCTGAGCAAGCTCATCAAGGAAAAGATGGAAAGCGCGATTCCCATGCAAGTGCCAATGCTCGTCGAAGTCGGAACCGGCCATAACTGGCTGGAAGCACACTGA